From the Cryptomeria japonica chromosome 2, Sugi_1.0, whole genome shotgun sequence genome, one window contains:
- the LOC131036354 gene encoding LRR receptor-like serine/threonine-protein kinase ERL1: MGSYWIGAVVNSVMAWFTVYLALISVVALSITLMALKQTLSGYSLDDWRDGELSNFCNWTGVACDPSNQSVIALNLQNKAIFGSLPLNFPTFTHLTTPNLSSNSITGPIPFSAFASCSALAFLSLDHNNLTGTLPLSLSNCTALKILDLSVNELTGPVPSSLSKLSNLQQLNLRENNFTSPIPQSLSNCTNLVLLDLCFNYAINGTISTGLGLLTRLQNLCLSGNHLTGLLSATVISNLTQLRIVKVGHNGMSGAIPSWLGQMPFLEQMWMGGSRYEGSIPPSIGNISSLTLLATYGNSLTGNIPKSLGQLSRLTALSISRNFLTGSLPPELGNLTDLQLERVSVNSLSGSIPIDFGRLKSLQQFEAWNNNFSGRIPAELSNCSALGLLRLQGNQLSGAIPPQLGRLSFLAELRLEQNQLSGTIPESLSNCTNLQELSLGYNLLQGTIPPSIASLRNIVRSFSMPHNQLKGKIPAEIEGMISVTVIDLAGNYLGGEIPESLGNCVQLLQLNSQAINLVVKFHKLWARLLL; this comes from the coding sequence ATGGGTTCATACTGGATAGGCGCTGTTGTTAATAGTGTGATGGCCTGGTTTACAGTTTACTTGGCTCTCATTTCAGTTGTGGCACTGTCAATCACTCTAATGGCTCTCAAACAGACCTTGTCTGGCTATTCTCTTGACGACTGGCGAGACGGAGAGCTCTCCAACTTCTGTAATTGGACGGGTGTCGCTTGTGACCCTTCCAACCAGAGCGTAATCGCTCTCAATCTCCAAAACAAGGCCATCTTTGGCTCATTACCACTTAACTTCCCCACCTTTACCCATCTCACTACACCCAATCTTTCCTCTAATTCTATAACCGGTCCAATTCCATTCTCTGCCTTTGCCTCTTGTTCTGCTCTAGCTTTTCTTTCTCTCGACCACAACAATCTCACAGGAACACTTCCCTTATCTCTTTCCAATTGTACCGCGCTTAAAATCCTTGACCTGTCTGTTAACGAGCTTACTGGTCCCGTCCCTTCCAGCCTTTCTAAGTTATCCAACCTGCAGCAGCTCAACCTCCGTGAGAACAACTTTACAAGCCCAATTCCTCAATCTCTGTCAAACTGTACCAATCTGGTATTGTTGGATTTATGTTTTAACTATGCAATCAACGGAACCATATCCACAGGTCTCGGCCTTCTCACCAGACTGCAAAATCTGTGTCTATCCGGTAACCATCTCACCGGTCTGTTATCCGCGACCGTTATCTCCAATCTAACTCAACTCCGGATAGTGAAAGTGGGCCACAACGGTATGAGCGGAGCGATTCCTTCATGGCTCGGCCAAATGCCCTTCCTGGAACAGATGTGGATGGGAGGGAGTCGATACGAAGGGAGCATTCCTCCTTCTATCGGGAACATATCATCTCTCACCCTTTTAGCCACCTACGGGAATTCACTCACTGGTAATATTCCCAAATCACTCGGCCAACTCTCCCGCCTGACTGCACTGAGCATCTCACGTAATTTTCTGACAGGCTCTCTTCCGCCAGAGCTGGGGAATCTTACAGATCTACAACTTGAACGAGTGTCTGTAAATTCATTAAGCGGGAGTATTCCGATCGACTTTGGCCGACTAAAATCCCTTCAACAATTTGAGGCGTGGAACAATAATTTCAGCGGAAGGATCCCAGCAGAGTTGAGCAATTGTTCGGCGTTGGGGCTTCTGAGACTGCAGGGCAATCAGCTAAGCGGGGCCATACCTCCACAGCTGGGTCGCTTAAGCTTCCTAGCGGAACTACGTTTGGAGCAAAATCAATTGTCGGGAACGATTCCCGAATCCCTTTCAAACTGTACCAATCTTCAGGAGCTGTCCCTCGGCTACAATCTGCTACAAGGTACCATTCCACCATCTATTGCAAGCCTGCGAAACATAGTTCGTTCATTTTCAATGCCCCATAATCAACTTAAGGGAAAAATTCCAGCAGAAATAGAAGGCATGATATCTGTTACTGTAATAGACCTGGCTGGCAATTATTTAGGCGGTGAAATTCCAGAGAGCCTTGGAAATTGCGTGCAGCTGCTGCAACTGAACTCTCAAGCAATCAATTTAGTGGTCAAATTCCACAAACTTTGGGCACGCTTATTACTCTGA